A DNA window from Naumovozyma dairenensis CBS 421 chromosome 10, complete genome contains the following coding sequences:
- the ECM7 gene encoding Ecm7p (similar to Saccharomyces cerevisiae ECM7 (YLR443W); ancestral locus Anc_4.328): protein MGRIKTFFKRPFQNLTALERLVQWIRIISTFANIVLSLMITDSAWRFPTKFYMGRLDTFQFDIAQGIFNVLKDTMETSNGINNGVGLTTSELYILTSYTLTQVENFPQYITASLYGTCNTWFNTTEMPLDGTMLVEAHKRNSNSSITNACYYNGSDFIFDYREILSTYGLKIVLDYAYPAEKDATGYNGYLKWTRTNKIHLLKLMKSVITMEFITFFLTYWYYSVKGRFINGLQEKILVHLISLLSFTVFICGIVSIAGLAFMNYTLQSRIKTELGGFGFSYHLGRSWFCCLWLLTSFLGIGCLIWSGLEWCISDTEEPNFDDPDNQMLGYQPGVFTGTDNNDNKDTAILNETNEPGSDMYLNRHGDANSSRSLPVNPFDDQSRSASIEEYEMETISLRHSNESERSIQKIVQPSPTMYF from the coding sequence ATGGGTCGCATAAAGACCTTTTTTAAAAGAcctttccaaaatttaaCTGCATTGGAAAGGCTTGTACAATGGATCAGAATCATCTCCACCTTCGCTAACATCGTACTGTCTCTTATGATAACTGATAGTGCTTGGAGGTTCCCAACCAAGTTTTATATGGGGAGACTTGATACGTTCCAATTTGATATTGCACAGGGTATCTTTAACGTGTTGAAAGATACTATGGAAACTTCTAATGGGATTAATAATGGAGTCGGATTGACTACATCAGAATTATATATCTTAACTTCATATACTTTAACGCAAGTGGAAAATTTCCCTCAATATATCACTGCTTCATTATATGGGACATGTAATACATGGTTCAATACAACGGAAATGCCTTTAGATGGTACAATGCTTGTTGAAGCACATAAAAggaattcaaattcaagtATTACTAATGCATGCTATTATAATGGTTCAGATTTTATATTCGATTATAGAGAGATTTTATCTACGTATGGATTAAAGATTGTGTTAGATTATGCATATCCTGCTGAGAAAGACGCAACAGGATATAATGGGTATTTGAAATGGACGAGAACCAACAAGATACATTTGCttaaattaatgaaatctGTAATAACAATGGAATTTATTACATTCTTCCTAAcgtattggtattattcTGTTAAGGGACGATTTATTAATGGATTACAAGAAAAGATTTTAGTTCATTTAATCTCATTATTGTCTTTTACCGTTTTCATATGTGGAATAGTAAGCATAGCAGGTTTAGCATTTATGAATTATACATTACAATCTAGAATTAAAACAGAATTAGGAGGATTTGGATTCTCTTATCATCTAGGTAGATCGTGGTTTTGTTGTTTATGGCTCCTAACTTCTTTCCTTGGGATTGGATGCTTGATTTGGTCAGGTTTAGAATGGTGTATTTCAGATACCGAAGAGCCCAATTTTGATGACCCAGATAATCAAATGCTGGGTTATCAACCAGGTGTATTTACTGGGACTGACAACAATGACAACAAGGATACTGCCATtttaaatgaaacaaatgaaCCAGGCAGTGATATGTACCTCAATCGACATGGAGATGCTAATAGTTCGCGCTCCCTTCCAGTGAACCCATTTGATGATCAATCAAGATCTGCATCCATAGAAGAATACGAAATGGAAACTATTTCTCTACGACATAGTAACGAATCTGAAAGAAgtattcaaaaaattgtGCAACCATCTCCTACTAtgtatttttga
- the NDAI0J02760 gene encoding uncharacterized protein (similar to Saccharomyces cerevisiae ERV41 (YML067C); ancestral locus Anc_4.330): protein MSKLGAFDAFPKTEEEHVKKSTRGGLSSILTYLFLLFMIYNEVGRYFGGFIEQQYIVDIEIQERAQINFDIFLNTTCDLIDVRIVDLTSDNMKRSVSDEISFEDLTFYIPYGTRINILNGIYTTEFDEVLTQAIPYEFGMRIDERPPEDDMPNINACHLFGSVDVNRLPGILEISTNSTGNINDNGKSFAHVINELSFGEFFPFIDNPLDNTAKVLPDQPLTTYSYYLTVIPTIYEKLGKRVNTNQYSLNEFIFKHIYNVKSQTQYDEAIRIHYDFDALSIFMHDTRLDFIQFLVRLVAILSFVVYIASWVFRFIDKALILLLGPRWSLMYEPVSQRGLLD from the coding sequence ATGTCAAAGCTAGGTGCATTCGATGCATTCCCAAAAACTGAAGAAGAGCATGTTAAAAAATCTACTCGTGGTGGTTTAAGTTCCATACTTACATACTTATTTCTATTATTCATGATCTATAATGAAGTTGGTAGATATTTCGGTGGATTCATTGAACAACAGTATATTGTAGATATTGAGATACAAGAAAGGGCACAAATTAACTTTGATATATTCCTCAATACTACTTGCGATTTAATTGATGTTCGAATAGTAGACTTGACTAGTGATAACATGAAGAGAAGCGTTTCTGATGAGATTAgttttgaagatttgaCATTTTATATTCCATATGGTACaagaataaatattttaaatggAATCTATACAACTGAGTTTGATGAAGTTTTAACTCAAGCGATTCCGTATGAATTTGGTATGAGAATAGACGAAAGACCTCCTGAAGATGATATGCCAAACATAAATGCATGTCATTTATTCGGCTCCGTAGATGTTAATAGATTACCAGGTATTCTCGAAATATCGACAAATAGTACTGGAAATATCAATGACAATGGTAAGAGTTTCGCTCATGTAATAAATGAGTTATCATTTGGAGAATTTTTCCCATTCATTGATAATCCATTAGATAATACAGCCAAAGTGTTACCAGATCAGCCGTTGACTAcatattcatattatttgaCTGTCATTCCTACTATATATGAGAAATTGGGTAAAAGGGTCAATACAAACCAATATTCTCtgaatgaatttattttcaagcATATTTACAATGTAAAATCTCAAACACAATACGATGAAGCAATACGTATCCATTATGATTTTGATGCGCTCTCCATTTTTATGCATGATACTCGATTAGATTTTATACAATTCCTCGTACGATTGGTTGCCATTTTATCGTTTGTTGTATACATTGCATCATGGGTATTTAGATTTATAGACAAAgcattgatattattgttagGTCCAAGATGGTCACTAATGTATGAACCGGTTAGTCAACGTGGGCTATTAGATTAA
- the GMC2 gene encoding Gmc2p (similar to Saccharomyces cerevisiae YLR445W; ancestral locus Anc_4.331) — MSTEEETQVEEQSVASTVTKVDDSHGRSSPLRELAAEWRTEKYIAKVQKETIKSEVLCKIKETTELIKSFNSCNEKQNNSKGTVVEIFDWESLYDISSGIIDNYTSNVDSILNELDQLYRKQGVWQEAAFIMDSHRGAAAISKAEEWMTLKEDHLKHKSSELEKFAKDIGTTLERLSSDK; from the exons ATGAGCACTGAGGAAGAAACACAGGTTGAAGAACAATCAGTAGCATCTACAGTTACGAAAGTTGATGATTCTCATGGTAGATCATCACCACTTCGAGAATTAGCCGCCGAGTGGCGAACTGAGAAATATATTGCAAAAGTACAGAAGGAAACAATTAAAAGTGAAGTATTATGCAAGATAAAGGAAACTACTGAATTAATTAAGAGTTTCAACTCATGTAACGAAAAGCAAAATAATTCTAAAGGAACTGTAGTTGAAATTTTCGATTGGGAAAGTCTATATGACATATCATCCGGcattattgataattataCAAGTAATGTTGATTCtatattaaatgaattagatCAATTATACCGT AAACAAGGTGTATGGCAAGAGGCGGCATTTATAATGGATTCTCATCGAGGTGCAGCAGCCATCAGTAAGGCAGAAGAATGGATGACATTGAAAGAAGACCATTTGAAACATAAAAGTTCTGAGTTAGAAAAATTTGCTAAAGATATAGGAACTACTTTGGAAAGATTGAGTTCTGATAAATAA
- the NDAI0J02780 gene encoding uncharacterized protein (ancestral locus Anc_4.335), with product MPYNHILPANPTSKSGDYGGDFYVNNGKIIHLIQKFNLFQSNVRNLQQGCNTYKNSLDLHLLNTIMLFDTFRNVFKELEDTSLQPPLHQQEMNANKKRTSLISEITYSLKDISDRVNREFLYFEKTVIKSLNDLLHLCHQINNRIARRRQYCNKLNKFWKKRTQCNETLQRQEKNRSRSFEKYKRRKFQCERFMRDLTCDLEKDDKFLEQQISFFLQLSSEFFETWFSNYXFTVFRITSILHFRQWKTPHLNNVIDLDDSSPNNESKEYLNSPISNKQVLKTFHQNYDLILSEVENFEITDYLNFI from the coding sequence ATGCCTTATAATCATATTTTGCCTGCAAATCCAACCTCAAAATCTGGCGATTATGGCGGAGACTTCTATGTGAACAATGgtaaaataattcatttaattcaaaaattcaacCTATTCCAATCTAATGTGAGAAACTTACAACAAGGATGTAACACCtataaaaattcattagattTACATCTTCTCAACACAATAATGCTTTTTGATACATTCCGTAACGTTTTCAAAGAACTAGAAGATACATCACTACAGCCACCATTACATCAACAAGAGATGAATGCAAATAAGAAACGAACTTCGCTTATTTCAGAAATTACatattctttgaaagatatttcAGACAGAGTTAATCGTGAATTCCTTTATTTCGAAAAAACTGTCATAAAGTCGTTAAATGATTTACTTCATCTTTGCCatcaaattaataatagaatCGCAAGAAGAAGACAATATTGTAACAAATTAAATAagttttggaaaaaaagaacaCAATGCAATGAAACATTACAGAGGCAAGAAAAAAATCGTTCTAGAagctttgaaaaatataagagACGAAAATTTCAATGTGAGAGATTTATGAGGGACCTTACATGTGATCTagaaaaagatgataaattctTAGAACAACAAATATCGTTTTTCCTTCAATTAAGTTCTGAATTCTTTGAAACGTGGTTTAGTAATTATTTNTTTACCGTTTTCAGAATAACATCTATATTACATTTCCGTCAATGGAAGACTCCACATTTGAATAACGTCATAGATCTTGATGATTCCTCGCCGAACAATGAAAGTAAGGAGTATTTAAATTCACCTATTTCCAATAAACAAGtattgaaaacttttcatcaaaattaCGATTTAATTCTTAGTGAAGtagaaaattttgaaataacagattatttgaatttcatATGA
- the NGK1 gene encoding hexokinase (similar to Saccharomyces cerevisiae YLR446W; ancestral locus Anc_4.336) yields MTTATVTTTNATAMTRSNSINNTDDSSFLWDDLKHWLTPKHSLPEAIQLFQNELQERLNTSTVSMIPTKSLSKGIRSSILDNVVAVNHKRILAIDFGGTRLKFAFVSMPDCKIQSQHDLEITNKIVNQDFFNDIIGWIVNHPSFLSNLDSIEDIDNDLLVAVTFSFPLNERKEIVAMGKGFVMTDDLVGVPLDSILKKSFIENGMPNVKIGDIINDSVAVYLTSEVFCPQQIIGTKGENEDVNSFSLILGTGTNSCFELPFDSLPVFKQWQFKDSLKKNENVKSSIINSEIGFLGTFIDLAPFDISTNRYSKINMPLETITSGKYIPIILQNILQDYHIISNLQSSAIKFDGQLVCELVKQKNLTKLSLKYEEKFGLSLEQLIIVQKIAILLIQRAAFYLVGALKAIINLKYTKIVEENENQVFQFGYVGSFLQYCTFFQDQISIYSNNTIQLQFLEDSNLIGAAIAAFMN; encoded by the coding sequence atgacaaCCGCTACAGTGACAACTACAAATGCGACTGCTATGACACGTAGCAATTCTATAAACAACACAGACGACAGTTCATTCCTCTGGGATGATCTAAAACATTGGCTCACACCAAAGCACTCATTACCAGAAGCAATTCAacttttccaaaatgaaTTGCAAGAAAGATTAAACACAAGCACAGTATCAATGATCCCAACAAAATCACTATCGAAGGGTATCAGATCATCAATATTAGATAACGTCGTCGCAGTAAATCATAAACGTATATTAGCTATTGATTTTGGAGGTACGAGATTGAAATTCGCATTCGTTTCAATGCCTGATTGTAAAATTCAATCACAACatgatttagaaattacaaataaaaTAGTTAATCAagatttcttcaatgatatCATTGGATGGATCGTAAATCATCCTTCATTTCTATCCAATTTGGATAGTATCGAAGACATcgataatgatttattggTCGCGGTAACTTTCAGTTTCCCGTTGAATGAAAGGAAAGAAATTGTAGCTATGGGTAAAGGTTTCGTAATGACTGATGATCTTGTTGGTGTTCCATTAGattcaatattgaaaaaatcgtttattgaaaatggtaTGCCAAACGTGAAAATTGgtgatattattaatgattctGTCGCTGTTTATTTGACTAGTGAGGTCTTTTGTCCACAACAAATAATTGGCACCAAGGgtgaaaatgaagatgttAATTCATTCTCTCTGATACTGGGGACCGGTACTAATTCCTGTTTTGAATTACCTTTTGATTCATTACCTGTTTTTAAACAATGGCAGTTTAAAgattctttgaagaaaaatgaaaatgtgAAAAGTTCAATTATTAACTCAGAAATCGGATTTTTGGGTACTTTTATTGATTTAGCTCCCTTTGATATCTCTACTAATCGCTACTCTAAAATCAATATGCCTTTGGAAACTATTACCTCAGGGAAATATATACCGATTATcttacaaaatatattacaaGATTACCACAtcatttcaaatttacaATCATCTGCCATTAAATTTGATGGACAATTGGTATGTGAATTAgtaaaacaaaaaaatttaacaaaattgtctttgaaatatgaagaaaagTTCGGATTATCATTAGAACAATTAATTATAGTTCAAAAAATTgcaatattattaatacaGAGAGCCGCTTTTTATCTAGTGGGCGCATTAAAGgcaataataaatttaaaatatacaaaaattgttgaagaaaatgagaATCAAGTTTTCCAATTTGGTTACGTTGGGTCATTCTTACAATATTGTACTTTTTTCCAAGATCAAATatcaatttattcaaaCAATACCATTCAATTACAATTCTTGGAGGATAGTAACCTAATAGGTGCTGCAATTGCTGCCTTCATGAATTAA
- the VMA6 gene encoding H(+)-transporting V0 sector ATPase subunit d (similar to Saccharomyces cerevisiae VMA6 (YLR447C); ancestral locus Anc_4.338), with amino-acid sequence MEGLFFNIDNGFIEGVVRGYRNGLLTSNQYINLTQCDTLEDLKLQLSSTDYGNFLSSVSTEALTTSIIQETASEKLYEEFNFIRNQSSGNTKLFLDYITYGYMIDNVALMITGTIHERDKAEILQRCHPLGWFDTLPTLTVATDLESLYETVLVDTPLAPYFRDCFDKADELDDLNIEIIRNKLYKAYLQDFHQFVTDVIDEPAKEIMQGLLGFEGDRRSINIALNSLQSNDIDANLKRELLPDLGKLYPVATEQLSHATDFEGVRMALANVPEYRGMLESGNLEDHFYKLEMELCKDAFTQQFAISTVWAWMKSKEQEVRNITWIAECIAQNQRERINNYISVY; translated from the coding sequence atGGAAGGTCTTTTTTTTAACATAGATAACGGGTTTATCGAAGGTGTTGTTAGAGGATACAGAAATGGTCTTTTAACAAGTaatcaatatattaatttgaCACAATGTGATACTTTAGAGGATttaaaattacaattatcATCTACAGATTATggaaattttctttcttcagtTTCCACTGAAGCTTTAACTACTTCAATCATTCAAGAAACCGCATCcgaaaaattatatgaagagttcaattttattaGGAATCAAAGTAGTGGTAATaccaaattatttttagatTATATCACATACGGTTATATGATTGATAATGTAGCATTGATGATCACCGGTACAATTCATGAAAGAGATAAAGCTGAAATTTTACAACGTTGTCATCCATTAGGTTGGTTTGATACTTTACCAACTTTAACTGTGGCTACTGATCTTGAATCATTATATGAAACTGTCCTTGTGGATACCCCATTAGCACCATATTTTAGGGATTGTTTTGATAAAGCTGATGAGTTagatgatttgaatattgaaattattaggAATAAACTTTATAAGGCATATTTACAAgattttcatcaatttgtTACCGATGTTATTGATGAACCAGCAAAGGAAATCATGCAAGGACTATTAGGGTTTGAAGGTGATAGAAGAAGTATTAACATTGCTTTGAATTCTTTACAATCAAATGATATCGATGCTAATTTGAAGAGAGAACTATTACCTGATTTGGGGAAATTATACCCAGTTGCAACTGAACAATTATCACATGCTACTGATTTCGAAGGTGTTAGAATGGCTTTAGCAAATGTCCCTGAATATCGTGGAATGTTAGAATCTGGTAATTTAGAAGATCATTTTTATAAGTTAGAAATGGAATTATGCAAAGATGCATTTACACAACAATTTGCCATTAGTACTGTTTGGGCATGGATGAAATCAAAGGAACAAGAAGTTAGAAATATTACTTGGATTGCTGAATGTATTGCACAAAACCAAAGAGagagaataaataattatatctCTGTTTATTAG
- the RPL6B gene encoding 60S ribosomal protein eL6 (similar to Saccharomyces cerevisiae RPL6B (YLR448W) and RPL6A (YML073C); ancestral locus Anc_4.341): MTAQQAPKWYQSEDVPAAKKTRKAIRPQKLRASLVPGTVLILLAGRFRGKRVVYLKNMEDNTLLVSGPFKVNGVPLRRVNARYVIATSTKVSIENVNVEKFNVEYFSKEKLTKKEKKEANLFPEQQTKEIKAERIEDQKNVDKTLLAEIKKTPLLKQYLASSFSLKNGDKPHLLKF; this comes from the exons ATGACTGCCCAACAA gCTCCAAAGTGGTACCAATCTGAAGATGTCCCTGCTGCCAAGAAGACCAGAAAGGCCATCCGTCCACAAAAATTACGTGCCTCTTTAGTCCCAGGTACagttttaattttattagcTGGTCGTTTCAGAGGTAAGAGAGTtgtttatttgaagaatatggAAGACAACACTTTATTAGTGTCTGGTCCATTCAAAGTTAATGGTGTTCCATTAAGAAGAGTCAACGCTCGTTATGTCATTGCTACTTCTACCAAGGTCTCCATTGAAAATGTcaatgttgaaaaattcaacgTTGAATACTTCTCCAAGGAAAAATTGACcaagaaggaaaagaaggaagCTAACTTATTCCCAGAACAACAAActaaagaaatcaaagCTGAACGTATTGAAGATCAAAAGAATGTTGACAAGACCTTATTGGCTGAAATTAAGAAGACTCcattattgaaacaatACTTGGCTTCTTCATTCTCCTTGAAGAATGGTGACAAACCACATTTGTTAAAATTCtaa